A section of the Paenibacillus yonginensis genome encodes:
- a CDS encoding PAS domain S-box protein — MNKRPEHGQWEQLFRNAPVGMAVVQPVEGVLLTSNKAFGRLFGCGSQELAQMPFHELEGMAFLDLMGVYEEIRKNPLTGFIHQVELKLHSKAGVLRRLSWSLLDEASPLQEARLICCAEDVTPLPKAADKDIESEELFGLITKNGQDLISISSPDGIIQYISPSVNRLLGYDASEMVGQLRSSFYHPDDAEEMSKPGKLYSDKDVFTRRVRHKDGHYLWFETSFHVIKDPVGQIRRVLAIGRNVTDRVNSDEILAKAQKIAQVGSWRWDLISGELSYSREMRRMFANRMFPKEKDHQSLLRLVVEEDKDRLNSAMERAIQGSSEGITYRIKLPNGEIHTIRDRWEVSFTDEGKPCEMIGMAQDITERVAMEQQLLEKERKYRLITENTLDFISQCTVEGFVYLYCSPACYNLIGYTPIELQGTCVYDYLHPEDVGVVRSYIEACHESKGSDLLPPLTYRFIHKDGRHVWFESNSKFLLDDRGEPSQLISTARDITERKIMEFKLKENEQRYRSLFEYNPSAVYSMSLEGDYLTANSNLEKLTGYSLEELIGMYFGPLVSEKDIERTLYHFNQAREGKPQSYDLTIMHKKGYPVEINTVNIPIVVDDEVVGVYGITNDITDRIRYIEQIERLSREHRLLLNTVSEGIVGLDNDGKVVFVNPAGAGMLGFDALSMIGIPCSRVIRETRQDGGYHTAKDSPILKAVQAGLPYSKKEAVFWKRDETSFFADYQVTPIWDKGERKGVVIVFRDVTDEKEIIHAKESAERADQAKSEFLAMMSHELRTPMNGIIGMIDLLQTTEMDEEQQEFTEILRDSSHALLHLLNEILDFSKIETGKMTLNSEPIHLQALLGGVIELFTPRAKEKGIGLKAMLLNPEQIPSIIIGDAMRIRQVLVNLISNAVKFTELGGVTLTLEAEHAADERRTALTFKVQDTGIGIPYEQRDQLFVSFSQLHPQLNRKYGGTGLGLAISKKLVELMGGTIGVESIEGAGSTFYFTIPCERVAEGGMESEVHPI; from the coding sequence ATGAACAAGAGGCCGGAACACGGACAATGGGAACAGCTTTTTAGAAATGCGCCAGTCGGCATGGCTGTTGTGCAGCCCGTAGAAGGAGTCCTGCTGACGAGCAATAAAGCGTTTGGTCGGCTCTTTGGCTGCGGCAGCCAAGAGCTTGCCCAAATGCCATTCCATGAACTTGAAGGCATGGCTTTTCTGGATTTAATGGGTGTTTATGAAGAGATTAGAAAGAATCCGCTGACCGGGTTTATACACCAAGTTGAACTCAAGCTCCATTCGAAGGCCGGCGTTTTGCGCAGGCTAAGCTGGTCGCTGCTGGATGAGGCATCTCCTCTGCAGGAGGCCCGGTTGATCTGCTGTGCGGAAGATGTCACTCCATTGCCTAAAGCTGCGGATAAAGATATAGAAAGTGAAGAACTGTTTGGGCTGATTACCAAAAATGGACAGGACCTCATCTCGATCAGCTCGCCAGACGGCATTATCCAGTACATTTCGCCATCAGTCAACAGGCTGCTGGGATACGATGCTTCAGAAATGGTCGGACAGCTCCGAAGCTCGTTCTATCATCCTGATGATGCCGAAGAAATGAGCAAACCCGGCAAACTTTATTCGGACAAGGATGTTTTCACAAGAAGGGTTCGCCATAAAGACGGGCATTATCTTTGGTTCGAAACCTCCTTCCATGTGATCAAGGATCCGGTAGGGCAAATCCGCCGGGTTCTCGCGATAGGAAGGAACGTCACCGACCGGGTGAACTCGGATGAAATTTTGGCGAAAGCCCAGAAGATCGCACAGGTAGGCTCCTGGAGATGGGATTTAATCAGCGGGGAGCTCTCTTACAGCCGGGAGATGCGCCGGATGTTTGCCAACCGGATGTTTCCTAAGGAAAAAGACCATCAATCTTTGCTCCGGCTAGTTGTGGAGGAAGACAAGGACAGGCTTAACTCGGCAATGGAACGAGCCATTCAGGGAAGCAGCGAAGGCATTACTTACCGGATTAAGCTTCCCAACGGGGAAATTCACACGATCCGTGACCGGTGGGAGGTTTCTTTCACGGACGAAGGAAAGCCCTGCGAGATGATCGGTATGGCCCAAGACATTACGGAACGGGTGGCAATGGAGCAGCAGCTGCTGGAGAAAGAGCGGAAATACCGGCTGATTACGGAAAATACGCTGGATTTCATTTCTCAATGTACGGTTGAGGGGTTTGTTTATTTGTACTGTTCGCCGGCATGTTATAACCTGATCGGCTACACGCCGATCGAACTGCAGGGCACCTGTGTATATGACTACCTTCATCCGGAGGATGTGGGGGTGGTTCGCAGCTATATAGAGGCCTGTCACGAATCCAAAGGCAGCGATTTGCTGCCTCCGCTTACTTACCGGTTTATTCATAAGGACGGTCGCCACGTCTGGTTTGAATCAAACAGCAAGTTCCTGCTCGATGACCGGGGGGAACCGAGCCAGCTTATTTCTACCGCTCGGGATATAACGGAACGCAAAATTATGGAATTCAAACTGAAGGAAAACGAGCAGCGTTACCGCTCCCTGTTCGAATACAACCCTTCGGCGGTTTATTCCATGAGTCTGGAAGGGGATTACCTGACGGCCAACTCCAATCTGGAGAAATTGACCGGGTATTCGCTGGAAGAGCTGATAGGGATGTATTTTGGACCTCTTGTCTCCGAAAAGGATATAGAGCGGACGCTTTATCATTTTAATCAGGCCCGCGAGGGCAAGCCGCAAAGTTATGATTTAACTATTATGCATAAAAAGGGATACCCGGTTGAGATCAATACGGTCAATATCCCGATTGTCGTGGATGATGAAGTTGTTGGCGTCTATGGCATTACCAACGATATTACCGACCGGATCCGTTATATTGAGCAGATTGAACGCCTGAGCCGGGAGCACCGGCTGCTGCTGAATACGGTGTCGGAAGGGATCGTGGGGCTGGACAACGACGGGAAGGTCGTATTTGTCAACCCGGCGGGGGCCGGAATGCTTGGGTTTGATGCTCTTTCGATGATCGGGATTCCCTGCTCCCGGGTTATCCGGGAGACGCGGCAGGATGGCGGCTACCACACGGCCAAGGATTCGCCGATTCTGAAGGCAGTCCAGGCCGGGCTGCCTTATTCCAAGAAAGAAGCGGTGTTCTGGAAACGGGATGAGACCAGCTTCTTCGCTGATTACCAAGTTACGCCGATCTGGGATAAAGGGGAACGCAAAGGGGTAGTTATCGTCTTCCGCGACGTAACCGATGAGAAGGAAATCATCCATGCCAAAGAGTCGGCGGAACGGGCTGATCAGGCCAAATCGGAGTTTCTGGCCATGATGAGCCATGAGCTGCGGACCCCGATGAACGGGATTATCGGCATGATTGATCTTCTCCAGACGACGGAAATGGATGAAGAACAGCAGGAATTCACGGAAATTCTCAGGGACAGCAGTCATGCCCTGCTGCATCTGCTGAATGAAATTCTTGATTTCAGCAAGATCGAGACCGGGAAAATGACGCTGAACAGCGAACCCATTCATCTTCAGGCACTGCTGGGAGGCGTTATTGAGCTGTTCACTCCAAGAGCCAAGGAGAAAGGGATCGGGCTTAAAGCGATGCTGCTGAATCCTGAGCAGATTCCTTCGATCATAATCGGGGATGCCATGCGGATCAGGCAGGTGCTTGTCAACCTGATCAGCAATGCGGTTAAATTTACCGAACTCGGCGGCGTAACCTTGACGCTTGAAGCCGAGCATGCTGCGGATGAACGGCGGACAGCCTTAACGTTCAAAGTGCAGGATACAGGCATCGGTATTCCGTACGAGCAGCGGGATCAGCTGTTTGTGTCTTTCTCCCAGCTGCATCCGCAACTGAACCGCAAATACGGCGGGACAGGACTTGGGCTTGCGATCAGCAAGAAACTGGTCGAGCTGATGGGCGGAACGATCGGGGTGGAAAGTATAGAAGGAGCAGGCTCTACTTTTTATTTTAC